From a single Azospirillum fermentarium genomic region:
- the acs gene encoding acetate--CoA ligase, which translates to MSDNTFFPVKPEVAETALVNEAAYARLYEQSVKDPDAFWGEQGKRIDWIKPYTKVKDVDYNNDVHIRWFYDGTLNVSANCIDRHLEKRGDQTAILFEGDDPGVSKAITYKELHEKVCRLANVLKKNGVKKGDRVTIYLPMIPEAAYAMLACTRIGAIHSIVFGGFSPDSLKDRIVDCDSHFVITADEGLRGGRRVPLKANADKAVDNSEGIVKHVLVVKHTGGNVAWTEGRDLWYHEEIESVSADCPPEEMSAEDPLFILYTSGSTGKPKGVLHTTGGYLVYASITHQYVFDYKDGDVYWCTADVGWVTGHSYIVYGPLANGATTLMFEGVPTYPSVSRFWDVIDKHKVNIFYTAPTAIRSLMREGEAPVKKTSRASLRVLGSVGEPINPEAWLWYYNVVGEGRCPIVDTWWQTETGGILITPLVGAIGLKPGSATKPFFGVQPVVVDNDGNILDGETEGNLCIADSWPGQMRTVFGDHERFVQTYFSTFPGKYFTGDGCRRDADGYYWITGRVDDVINVSGHRMGTAEVESALVAHPKVAEAAVVGYPHDLKGQGIYAYVTLNAGEEPTEELRKELVAWVRKEIGPIASPDLIQWAPGLPKTRSGKIMRRILRKIAANEHDSLGDTSTLADPTVVNDLIDNRMNQA; encoded by the coding sequence ATGTCGGACAACACCTTTTTCCCGGTGAAACCTGAGGTTGCTGAAACGGCCCTGGTGAATGAGGCCGCCTACGCCCGCCTGTACGAACAGTCGGTGAAAGATCCCGACGCCTTCTGGGGCGAGCAGGGCAAGCGCATCGACTGGATCAAGCCCTACACCAAGGTCAAGGACGTCGATTACAACAACGACGTCCATATCCGCTGGTTCTACGACGGCACGCTGAACGTGTCGGCGAACTGCATCGACCGCCATCTGGAAAAGCGCGGCGACCAGACCGCCATCCTGTTCGAAGGCGACGATCCCGGCGTTTCCAAGGCGATCACCTACAAGGAACTGCACGAGAAGGTCTGCCGTCTGGCCAATGTTCTGAAGAAGAACGGCGTCAAGAAGGGCGATCGGGTCACCATCTACCTGCCGATGATCCCGGAAGCGGCCTATGCCATGCTGGCCTGCACCCGCATCGGCGCGATCCATTCGATCGTGTTCGGCGGCTTCTCGCCGGACAGCCTGAAGGACCGCATCGTCGATTGCGACAGCCACTTCGTCATCACCGCCGACGAAGGTCTGCGCGGCGGCCGCCGGGTGCCGCTGAAGGCCAACGCCGACAAGGCCGTGGACAATTCCGAGGGCATCGTCAAGCACGTGCTGGTGGTCAAGCACACCGGCGGCAACGTGGCGTGGACCGAGGGCCGTGACCTCTGGTACCACGAGGAAATCGAGTCGGTCTCCGCCGACTGCCCGCCGGAAGAGATGAGCGCGGAAGACCCGCTGTTCATCCTCTACACCTCCGGTTCGACCGGCAAGCCCAAGGGCGTGCTGCACACCACCGGCGGCTATCTGGTCTATGCCTCGATCACCCACCAGTACGTCTTCGACTACAAGGACGGCGACGTCTACTGGTGCACCGCCGACGTGGGCTGGGTCACCGGCCACAGCTACATCGTCTATGGCCCGCTGGCCAACGGCGCCACCACGCTGATGTTCGAAGGCGTGCCCACCTATCCGTCGGTGTCGCGTTTCTGGGACGTGATCGACAAGCACAAGGTCAACATCTTCTACACCGCCCCCACCGCCATCCGCTCGCTGATGCGCGAAGGCGAGGCGCCGGTGAAGAAGACCTCGCGCGCCAGCCTGCGCGTTCTGGGGTCGGTGGGCGAGCCGATCAACCCCGAAGCCTGGCTGTGGTACTACAACGTGGTCGGCGAAGGCCGTTGCCCGATCGTCGATACGTGGTGGCAGACGGAAACCGGCGGCATCCTGATCACCCCGCTGGTCGGCGCCATCGGCCTGAAGCCCGGTTCGGCCACCAAGCCGTTCTTCGGCGTGCAGCCGGTCGTGGTGGACAACGACGGCAACATCCTGGACGGCGAGACCGAGGGCAACCTGTGCATCGCCGACAGCTGGCCGGGCCAGATGCGCACCGTGTTCGGCGACCACGAGCGCTTCGTCCAGACCTACTTCTCCACCTTCCCCGGCAAGTACTTCACCGGTGACGGCTGCCGCCGCGACGCCGACGGGTACTACTGGATCACCGGCCGCGTGGACGACGTGATCAACGTGTCGGGCCACCGCATGGGCACGGCGGAAGTGGAAAGCGCGCTGGTGGCGCATCCCAAGGTCGCCGAAGCCGCGGTGGTGGGCTATCCGCACGACCTGAAGGGTCAGGGCATCTACGCCTACGTCACGCTCAACGCCGGCGAGGAGCCGACCGAGGAGCTGCGCAAGGAGCTGGTGGCCTGGGTCCGCAAGGAAATCGGCCCCATTGCCTCGCCCGACCTGATCCAGTGGGCGCCGGGCCTGCCCAAGACCCGTTCGGGCAAGATCATGCGCCGCATCCTGCGCAAGATCGCCGCCAACGAACACGACAGCCTGGGCGATACCTCGACGCTGGCCGATCCGACCGTGGTGAACGATCTGATCGACAACCGCATGAACCAGGCCTGA
- a CDS encoding EVE domain-containing protein produces MARWLVKSEPFKYSWDRMVADGVTHWDGVRNHQASNNLKAMRIGDRAFFYHSNEGLAVVGVVEVAREYYPDPSDPAGRFGIVDVRALAPVPVPVTLKQMKADPALEGMALVRQSRLSVCPVTDEEWALVCRMGGIDPAV; encoded by the coding sequence ATGGCCCGCTGGCTGGTGAAATCGGAACCGTTCAAGTATTCCTGGGACCGGATGGTGGCCGATGGCGTCACCCATTGGGACGGGGTGCGCAACCATCAGGCATCCAACAACCTGAAAGCCATGCGCATCGGCGACCGGGCGTTCTTCTACCATTCCAACGAAGGTCTGGCGGTGGTGGGCGTTGTCGAGGTGGCGCGCGAATACTACCCCGACCCCAGCGACCCCGCCGGGCGCTTCGGCATAGTGGACGTGCGCGCCCTGGCCCCCGTGCCGGTGCCGGTCACGCTGAAGCAGATGAAGGCCGACCCGGCGCTGGAGGGCATGGCGCTGGTGCGCCAGTCCCGCCTGTCGGTCTGTCCGGTGACGGACGAGGAATGGGCGCTGGTCTGCCGGATGGGCGGAATCGACCCGGCGGTCTGA
- a CDS encoding PadR family transcriptional regulator: MKMFWGRKGFGFGHGHDGGDEVCAHHGRRFARGDFWGGGRGHGGPGGGHHGGRGGGLGRLFAHGDLHFVVLHLIAEKPRHGYELIKAISDMVSGAYTPSPGAVYPTLTMLEEQGYVTVDASAGNKKLYTITEDGTAYLATNRGAVDALLQRMQQAGAEHGGHHAAPQIVRAVENLKMALRLKTGSGALTDEQARIIAEALDDAARTIERC; encoded by the coding sequence ATGAAGATGTTTTGGGGCCGCAAGGGGTTCGGATTCGGGCATGGCCATGATGGCGGGGACGAGGTGTGCGCCCATCATGGCCGCCGGTTCGCCCGCGGCGATTTCTGGGGCGGCGGGCGCGGGCATGGTGGCCCCGGTGGCGGCCATCATGGGGGCCGCGGCGGCGGTCTGGGGCGCCTGTTCGCCCATGGCGACCTGCATTTCGTGGTGCTGCACCTGATCGCGGAAAAGCCCCGCCACGGCTATGAACTCATCAAGGCGATTTCCGACATGGTGTCGGGGGCCTACACGCCCAGCCCCGGCGCGGTCTATCCCACCCTGACCATGCTGGAAGAGCAGGGGTATGTGACCGTCGATGCCTCGGCGGGCAACAAGAAGCTCTACACCATCACCGAGGACGGTACGGCCTATCTCGCCACCAACCGCGGGGCGGTGGATGCGCTGCTGCAGCGGATGCAGCAGGCCGGGGCCGAGCATGGCGGGCACCACGCCGCGCCACAGATCGTGCGGGCGGTGGAAAACCTGAAGATGGCGCTGCGGTTGAAGACGGGATCGGGCGCCCTGACCGACGAGCAGGCCCGCATCATCGCCGAGGCGCTGGACGATGCCGCCCGCACCATCGAGCGCTGCTGA
- a CDS encoding YggS family pyridoxal phosphate-dependent enzyme, which yields MTTPDSSPLAPTLAGRLAEVRRQIGETLADCGRAPGAVTLVAVSKTHGADAAAEAIAAGQRVFGENRVQEAKAKWPALKEAHPDIELHLIGPLQTNKVREAVALFDVIETVDRPKLAEALAEEMARTGRRPRCLIEVNTGEEVQKAGILPAEVDAFVAACRDTWKLPVTGLMCIPPVDEEPAMHFALLAQMAKRNGLDEVSMGMSGDFPSAIRFGATHVRVGTAIFGARPAVE from the coding sequence ATGACCACCCCCGACTCCTCTCCCCTGGCCCCCACCCTGGCCGGGCGGCTGGCCGAGGTTCGCCGCCAGATCGGCGAGACGCTGGCCGATTGCGGCCGCGCCCCCGGTGCGGTGACCCTGGTGGCGGTGTCCAAGACCCACGGCGCCGACGCCGCGGCGGAAGCCATCGCCGCCGGCCAGCGGGTGTTCGGCGAAAACCGGGTGCAGGAGGCCAAGGCCAAGTGGCCGGCGCTGAAAGAGGCCCATCCGGACATCGAGCTTCACCTGATCGGCCCGCTCCAGACCAACAAGGTGCGCGAGGCGGTGGCCCTGTTCGACGTGATCGAAACCGTGGACCGGCCCAAGCTGGCCGAGGCGCTGGCCGAGGAAATGGCCCGCACCGGCCGCCGCCCCCGCTGCCTGATTGAAGTCAACACAGGTGAAGAGGTGCAGAAGGCTGGCATCCTGCCGGCGGAGGTCGATGCCTTCGTCGCCGCCTGCCGCGACACCTGGAAGCTGCCCGTCACCGGGCTGATGTGCATCCCGCCGGTGGACGAGGAACCGGCCATGCATTTCGCCCTGCTGGCCCAGATGGCCAAGCGCAACGGGCTGGACGAGGTCAGCATGGGCATGAGCGGCGATTTCCCCAGCGCCATCCGATTCGGCGCTACCCATGTGCGGGTGGGGACGGCCATTTTCGGGGCGCGGCCTGCGGTGGAGTAA
- a CDS encoding L,D-transpeptidase family protein: MDIAVQPDGPSQGRVIWPGGSARCALGRGGVRVDKREGDGATPVGCFPLRRVLWRADRLPPPVSGLPVSPIRPDDGWCDDPADPAYNTPVTQPYAASHESLWRDDGVYDVIVVMGHNDDPPVPGLGSAVFVHLARPDWEPTAGCVALALPDLLALLAASGPGSRLSVLEPQG, translated from the coding sequence ATGGACATCGCGGTACAGCCCGACGGCCCGTCGCAGGGGCGGGTGATCTGGCCCGGCGGCTCGGCCCGCTGCGCCCTGGGCCGTGGCGGCGTGCGCGTGGACAAGCGGGAAGGGGATGGGGCAACCCCGGTGGGGTGCTTTCCCCTGCGCCGCGTCCTGTGGCGCGCCGACCGGCTGCCGCCGCCGGTGAGCGGCCTGCCGGTGTCGCCCATCCGGCCCGATGACGGCTGGTGCGACGATCCCGCCGATCCCGCCTACAACACCCCGGTGACGCAGCCCTATGCCGCCAGCCACGAGTCGCTGTGGCGGGACGATGGGGTGTACGACGTGATTGTGGTGATGGGGCACAACGACGACCCGCCGGTTCCAGGGCTGGGCAGCGCCGTGTTCGTCCATCTGGCCCGCCCCGATTGGGAGCCGACCGCCGGGTGTGTCGCCCTGGCCCTGCCGGACCTGCTGGCGCTGCTGGCGGCCAGCGGACCCGGGAGCCGTCTGAGCGTTCTGGAACCGCAGGGCTGA
- a CDS encoding DUF3576 domain-containing protein, producing MLLISRRSRHALFTSAALAAALLVAGCGDSKPPSHAEQMQKEMYPFGSILGGEGGISLFGKNKKSGEGEGAGIGVNSFLWRASLDTLAFMPIVQADPFGGVILTDWYTPPDSPSERFKVNLYILDRQLRADGVRVSVFRQQKTGADWRDAPVAGNTAATLEDSILTRARQLRLAQQARGNE from the coding sequence ATGCTGCTGATCTCACGCCGTTCACGCCATGCCCTGTTCACCTCTGCCGCTCTGGCGGCGGCCCTCCTCGTGGCCGGCTGCGGTGACAGCAAGCCCCCGTCCCATGCCGAGCAGATGCAGAAGGAGATGTATCCCTTCGGCAGCATTCTGGGCGGCGAGGGCGGCATCAGCCTGTTCGGCAAGAACAAGAAGAGCGGCGAGGGCGAGGGTGCCGGCATCGGCGTCAACAGCTTCCTGTGGCGCGCCTCGCTCGACACGCTGGCCTTCATGCCCATCGTCCAGGCCGACCCGTTCGGCGGCGTGATCCTGACCGACTGGTACACGCCCCCCGACAGCCCGTCGGAACGGTTCAAGGTCAACCTCTACATCCTGGACCGCCAGCTCCGCGCCGACGGCGTGCGGGTGTCGGTGTTCCGCCAGCAGAAGACCGGGGCCGACTGGCGTGACGCGCCGGTGGCCGGCAACACCGCCGCCACGCTGGAGGACTCGATCCTGACCCGCGCCCGCCAGCTTCGCCTGGCCCAGCAGGCCCGCGGCAACGAATAA
- the lptE gene encoding LPS assembly lipoprotein LptE encodes MSWRNHRGWRVLVAGAGLLALAPALAGCGFQPLYGAGAGAGRAEANAALMQVGIANIPERRGQQLRNLLIDRFYETSRPDNSRYRLDASFQAGEQKLALRKDASAERAQLVMNAQYRLVDTASGKVVFSSSSRSFVSYNVPNDQFAAMSLVDSAYQRGLEQIADDITLRVAMFLSKPAAPAP; translated from the coding sequence ATGTCGTGGCGTAACCATCGGGGATGGCGGGTGCTGGTGGCGGGGGCCGGTCTTCTGGCGCTCGCCCCGGCGCTGGCCGGGTGTGGCTTCCAGCCGCTGTACGGCGCCGGTGCCGGGGCCGGACGGGCCGAGGCCAACGCCGCCCTGATGCAGGTTGGCATCGCCAACATCCCCGAACGCCGGGGCCAGCAGTTGCGCAATCTGCTGATCGACCGTTTCTACGAGACCAGCCGGCCGGACAACAGCCGCTACCGGCTGGACGCCAGCTTCCAGGCCGGGGAACAGAAACTGGCCCTGCGCAAGGATGCGTCGGCGGAACGGGCGCAGTTGGTGATGAACGCCCAGTACCGTCTGGTGGACACCGCCAGCGGCAAGGTGGTCTTTTCCTCCTCCAGCCGCTCGTTCGTCAGCTACAACGTGCCCAACGACCAGTTCGCGGCCATGTCGCTGGTGGACAGCGCCTATCAGCGCGGGCTGGAGCAGATCGCCGACGACATCACGCTGCGGGTGGCGATGTTCCTGTCCAAACCCGCCGCCCCGGCTCCCTGA
- a CDS encoding porin has product MKRYLVIGCAAAALCTAAGSASAQTKFNVLIGGDAFFQFGYVDQDKDQGLRSTEAMNRFRLNITPTAKADNGLEYGARVRLRASNGNGTIDADRAYIFAEGQFGRVQAGTDAGASDNYAFIGPVVDWGTFGAADGWWMSYLGPTTGGNIPLSTQGQLRTLGSSDANTRITYLTPSFSGLQLIASYAPVTGPANSNYGSANTAVSRAKNTSVGSESRAEGYNDVYEIGAVYTGEFSGVTIEGSAFYSGGQAKNDVVGLTTTRYEDLSSWQAGLQLGYAGFKVGGSYSNSYDSGYVKVGRSNSTDQETIIAGLQYTTGPIVVGASYTYAQDAGDFDATGKNKLNLYSVGANYTVAPGLTVGLEYNYFDLNHNVSANDDKGSVVIFDTRVAF; this is encoded by the coding sequence ATGAAGCGTTATCTCGTCATCGGCTGCGCCGCCGCCGCGCTCTGCACCGCCGCCGGCAGCGCCAGCGCCCAGACCAAGTTCAACGTTCTGATCGGTGGTGACGCCTTCTTCCAGTTCGGCTACGTCGATCAGGATAAGGATCAGGGCCTGCGTTCGACCGAAGCCATGAACCGCTTCCGCCTGAACATCACCCCGACCGCCAAGGCCGACAACGGTCTGGAATACGGCGCCCGCGTCCGTCTGCGCGCCAGCAACGGCAACGGCACCATCGATGCCGACCGCGCCTACATCTTCGCCGAAGGCCAGTTCGGCCGCGTTCAGGCCGGTACCGACGCCGGTGCGTCCGACAACTATGCCTTCATCGGCCCGGTGGTCGATTGGGGCACCTTCGGTGCCGCCGACGGCTGGTGGATGAGCTACCTCGGCCCGACGACCGGCGGCAACATCCCGCTGTCGACCCAGGGCCAGCTCCGCACCCTGGGCTCGTCGGATGCCAACACCCGCATCACCTACCTGACCCCCAGCTTCTCGGGCCTGCAGCTCATCGCCAGCTACGCCCCGGTGACCGGCCCCGCCAACAGCAACTACGGCAGCGCCAACACCGCCGTGAGCCGTGCGAAGAACACCTCCGTCGGTTCGGAAAGCCGTGCGGAAGGCTACAACGATGTGTATGAAATCGGCGCGGTCTATACCGGCGAATTCAGCGGCGTGACCATCGAAGGCAGCGCCTTCTACAGCGGCGGTCAGGCCAAGAACGACGTGGTTGGCCTCACCACCACCCGCTACGAAGACCTGTCGTCCTGGCAGGCTGGCCTGCAGCTCGGCTACGCCGGCTTCAAGGTGGGCGGCAGCTACTCCAACTCCTACGACAGCGGTTACGTGAAGGTCGGTCGTTCCAACTCCACCGATCAGGAAACCATCATCGCTGGCCTCCAGTACACCACCGGCCCGATCGTGGTCGGGGCGTCCTACACCTATGCCCAGGACGCCGGCGACTTCGACGCCACCGGCAAGAACAAGCTGAACCTGTACAGCGTCGGCGCCAACTACACCGTGGCTCCCGGCCTGACCGTCGGCCTGGAATACAACTACTTTGACCTGAATCACAACGTGTCCGCCAACGACGACAAGGGCAGCGTCGTGATCTTCGACACCCGCGTCGCTTTCTGA
- a CDS encoding porin yields the protein MNRYLLAGCAAAALAMGAGAANAQAKFEVKLSGDAYFEGGYVDQDRDAGLRSTEFRNRFRLNVQPTAKADNGLEYGARARIRAQSGAGTLDADRGYVFVQGGFGQVRLGVTNSFNDDSYVSRPIDYEFLGVYDAFMSYITGTSNTAQTTTAAVGRADVGGAIQGTNTLTAHSITANANATKIVYYSPVFSGFQAGLSYTPRNDSNLTDVNRTKAGTSAVIGAANSATGIAYGNWSQAFQDIVEIGANYKNTFGGVGVAVGGGYFWGKAETTSGVAYKDLNAFQLGAKVSYAGFTLGGGYLSHGESGQAKTANLFRDKNEVWNVGLQYATGPIMVGAAYTNGKDPGSLSVRGKRELETWGLGASYTVAPGLAVGAEYTYFDANSDLTTATTNYDDKGSVILLRSVLTF from the coding sequence ATGAACCGTTATCTGCTGGCCGGCTGCGCCGCTGCCGCTCTCGCCATGGGCGCCGGGGCCGCCAACGCCCAGGCCAAGTTCGAAGTGAAGCTGAGCGGCGACGCCTACTTCGAAGGTGGTTACGTCGATCAGGACCGCGATGCCGGCCTGCGTTCGACCGAATTCCGCAACCGTTTCCGTCTGAACGTTCAGCCGACCGCCAAGGCTGACAACGGCCTGGAATACGGCGCCCGCGCCCGTATCCGCGCCCAGTCCGGTGCCGGCACGCTCGACGCCGACCGCGGCTACGTCTTCGTGCAGGGTGGTTTCGGTCAGGTCCGCCTGGGCGTCACCAACTCCTTCAACGACGACAGCTACGTGTCGCGTCCGATCGATTACGAGTTCCTGGGCGTCTATGATGCCTTCATGAGCTACATCACCGGCACCTCGAACACCGCCCAGACCACCACCGCGGCCGTTGGCCGTGCGGACGTCGGCGGCGCGATCCAGGGCACCAACACCCTGACCGCCCACTCGATCACCGCGAACGCCAACGCGACCAAGATCGTCTACTACTCGCCGGTGTTCTCGGGCTTCCAGGCCGGTCTGTCGTACACCCCGCGTAACGACAGCAACCTGACCGACGTCAACCGCACCAAGGCCGGCACCTCGGCCGTGATCGGCGCGGCCAACTCGGCCACCGGCATTGCCTATGGCAACTGGTCGCAGGCCTTCCAGGACATCGTCGAAATCGGCGCCAACTACAAGAACACCTTCGGTGGTGTTGGCGTTGCCGTCGGCGGCGGCTACTTCTGGGGCAAGGCCGAGACCACCTCGGGCGTCGCCTACAAGGATCTGAACGCCTTCCAGCTGGGCGCCAAGGTCTCCTACGCCGGCTTCACGCTCGGCGGTGGCTACCTGAGCCACGGCGAATCGGGCCAGGCCAAGACTGCCAACCTGTTCCGCGACAAGAACGAAGTGTGGAACGTCGGTCTGCAGTACGCCACCGGCCCGATCATGGTCGGCGCCGCCTACACCAACGGCAAGGACCCGGGCAGCCTGAGCGTCCGTGGCAAGCGTGAGCTGGAAACCTGGGGTCTGGGTGCGTCGTACACCGTCGCCCCCGGCCTGGCGGTGGGTGCGGAATACACCTACTTCGACGCCAACAGCGACCTGACCACCGCGACCACCAACTACGACGACAAGGGTTCGGTGATCCTGCTGCGCTCGGTCCTGACCTTCTAA
- the leuS gene encoding leucine--tRNA ligase yields MSRYNVKETEAKWQAVWDQRGCFTAREDAARPKYYVLEMFPYPSGRIHMGHVRNYTIGDVIARYKRAKGFNVLHPMGWDAFGLPAENAALEKKTHPAVWTHANIAAMREQLKSMGLSVDWSREVATCDPPYYRHEQKMFLDFLKAGLAYRKESWVNWDPVDNTVLANEQVIDGRGWRTGALVEKRKLSQWFLRITEFADDLLKGIESLDRWPERVRLMQENWIGKSTGVRFRFAIKDRADTLEVFTTRPDTLFGASFAAISANHPLAAELAASRPELAAFIAECNRLGTSEEAIETAEKKGFDTGLTVVHPFDPTWELPVYVANFVLMEYGTGAIFGCPAHDQRDLDFARKYGLPVTPVVVPDDADPATFAVGAEAYTGPGSLRNSRFLDGLPVDAAKDEAGRRLEATGQGERTTQYRLRDWGVSRQRYWGCPIPVIHCESCGTVPVPEDQLPVTLPEDVTFDKPGNPLDHHPTWKHTTCPCCGKPAVRETDTFDTFIESSWYFARFCAPHSADAAFTKEAVGYWLPVDQYIGGIEHAVLHLLYSRFWTRALQRCGYLDLQEPFAGLFTQGMVNHETYKDAQSGAWLSPADIVKNDHGDYIRTDNGGAVTVGRVEKMSKSKKNVVDPATIIDGYGADAARFFMLSDSPPERDLEWTEAGIDGAWRFINRLWRMVTEPAVAFPAPGTPLPATLSDEAVAVRKQIHKTLAGLGEDLEKFRFNKAVARVRELANAVAELNGAGAGEDWVLREGCEALVRVTAPMMPHLAEELWQALGHTTLLAEQPWPDADPALATDDSVTMPVQVNGKLRATLSLPRDVAKDVAEAAALADANVQRALDGKPVRKIVVVPNRVINVVA; encoded by the coding sequence ATGTCGCGCTATAATGTCAAGGAAACCGAAGCGAAATGGCAGGCGGTGTGGGATCAGCGCGGGTGTTTCACCGCCCGCGAGGATGCCGCGCGCCCCAAGTATTACGTGCTGGAGATGTTCCCCTATCCGTCGGGGCGCATCCACATGGGGCACGTGCGCAACTACACCATCGGTGACGTGATCGCCCGCTACAAGCGGGCGAAGGGCTTCAACGTCCTGCATCCCATGGGCTGGGACGCCTTCGGCCTGCCGGCGGAGAACGCCGCGCTGGAGAAGAAGACGCATCCCGCCGTCTGGACCCACGCCAACATCGCCGCCATGCGCGAGCAGTTGAAGAGCATGGGGCTGTCGGTGGACTGGAGCCGGGAGGTCGCCACCTGCGACCCGCCCTATTACCGTCACGAACAGAAGATGTTCCTGGATTTCCTCAAGGCGGGCCTGGCCTACCGCAAGGAATCCTGGGTGAACTGGGATCCGGTGGACAACACCGTCCTGGCCAACGAGCAGGTGATCGACGGCCGCGGCTGGCGCACCGGCGCGCTGGTGGAAAAGCGCAAGCTGTCGCAGTGGTTCCTGCGCATCACCGAATTCGCCGACGACCTGCTGAAAGGCATCGAGTCGCTGGACCGCTGGCCCGAGCGCGTGCGGCTGATGCAGGAGAACTGGATCGGCAAGTCCACCGGCGTGCGCTTCCGATTCGCCATCAAGGACCGGGCCGACACGCTGGAGGTGTTCACCACCCGCCCCGACACGCTGTTCGGCGCCTCCTTCGCCGCCATTTCGGCCAACCACCCGCTGGCCGCCGAACTGGCCGCATCCCGTCCCGAACTGGCCGCGTTCATCGCCGAGTGCAACCGTCTGGGCACCAGCGAAGAGGCGATCGAGACGGCGGAGAAGAAGGGCTTCGACACCGGTCTGACGGTCGTCCACCCCTTCGATCCCACGTGGGAACTGCCGGTCTACGTCGCCAATTTCGTGCTGATGGAATACGGCACGGGCGCCATCTTCGGCTGCCCGGCCCATGACCAGCGCGACCTGGATTTCGCCCGCAAGTACGGGCTGCCGGTCACCCCGGTGGTGGTCCCCGACGACGCCGACCCGGCCACCTTCGCCGTGGGGGCCGAGGCGTACACCGGCCCCGGCTCCCTGCGCAATTCCCGCTTCCTCGACGGGCTGCCGGTGGACGCGGCGAAGGACGAGGCGGGCCGGCGGCTGGAAGCCACCGGCCAGGGCGAACGCACCACCCAGTACCGCCTGCGCGACTGGGGCGTGTCGCGCCAGCGCTATTGGGGCTGCCCGATCCCGGTCATCCATTGCGAGTCGTGCGGCACGGTGCCGGTGCCGGAAGACCAGCTTCCCGTCACGCTGCCGGAGGATGTGACCTTCGACAAGCCGGGCAACCCGCTGGACCATCACCCGACGTGGAAGCACACCACCTGCCCCTGCTGCGGCAAGCCGGCGGTGCGCGAGACCGATACCTTCGACACCTTCATCGAGTCGTCGTGGTATTTCGCCCGCTTCTGTGCGCCGCACAGCGCCGACGCCGCCTTCACCAAGGAGGCGGTCGGCTATTGGCTGCCGGTGGACCAGTACATCGGCGGCATCGAACACGCGGTGCTGCACCTGCTGTACTCCCGCTTCTGGACCCGTGCGCTGCAGCGCTGCGGCTATCTGGACCTGCAGGAGCCGTTCGCCGGCCTGTTCACCCAGGGCATGGTGAACCACGAGACCTATAAGGACGCCCAGAGCGGTGCGTGGCTGTCGCCCGCCGACATCGTGAAGAACGATCACGGCGACTACATCCGCACCGACAACGGCGGGGCCGTCACCGTCGGCCGCGTGGAAAAGATGTCGAAGTCGAAGAAGAACGTGGTCGATCCGGCCACGATCATCGACGGCTACGGCGCCGACGCCGCCCGCTTCTTCATGCTGTCCGACAGCCCGCCCGAACGCGACCTGGAATGGACCGAGGCCGGCATCGACGGTGCGTGGCGCTTCATCAACCGCCTGTGGCGCATGGTGACCGAACCGGCGGTGGCCTTCCCCGCCCCCGGCACGCCGCTGCCCGCCACCCTGTCGGATGAGGCGGTGGCGGTGCGCAAGCAGATTCACAAGACCCTGGCCGGGCTTGGCGAGGATCTGGAGAAGTTCCGCTTCAACAAGGCGGTCGCCCGCGTGCGCGAACTGGCCAACGCCGTTGCCGAGCTGAACGGCGCCGGTGCGGGCGAGGATTGGGTGCTGCGCGAGGGCTGCGAGGCCCTGGTCCGCGTGACCGCCCCCATGATGCCTCATCTGGCCGAGGAGCTGTGGCAGGCGCTTGGCCACACCACCCTGCTGGCCGAACAGCCGTGGCCCGACGCCGACCCGGCGCTCGCCACCGACGATTCGGTGACCATGCCGGTGCAGGTGAACGGCAAGCTGCGGGCCACCCTGTCGCTGCCGCGCGACGTGGCGAAGGATGTGGCCGAGGCCGCCGCCCTGGCCGACGCCAACGTGCAGCGCGCGCTGGACGGCAAGCCGGTGCGCAAGATCGTCGTCGTTCCGAACCGGGTGATCAATGTCGTGGCGTAA
- a CDS encoding YciI family protein — MLYMFYCVDKDGAAEVRTGNRAAHLAYLESLGDRLFLAGPLLSDDGAAMVGSLLVVDCADRAAADDFAANDPYAKAGLFQSVTIRPWRRVFPKG, encoded by the coding sequence ATGCTGTACATGTTCTATTGCGTGGATAAGGACGGGGCCGCCGAGGTGCGCACCGGCAACCGGGCCGCCCATCTGGCCTATCTGGAATCCCTGGGCGACCGGCTGTTCCTGGCCGGGCCGCTGCTGTCGGACGACGGCGCCGCCATGGTCGGCAGCCTGCTGGTGGTCGATTGCGCCGACCGTGCCGCGGCGGACGATTTCGCCGCCAACGATCCCTATGCCAAGGCCGGGCTGTTCCAGTCGGTGACCATCCGTCCGTGGCGCCGGGTGTTCCCCAAGGGCTGA